One window from the genome of Corvus moneduloides isolate bCorMon1 chromosome 9, bCorMon1.pri, whole genome shotgun sequence encodes:
- the RNPC3 gene encoding RNA-binding region-containing protein 3 yields MAAPGSEELRAGGTGTAGGPGPGPGPGPGLGLGLGPGLGLGPGLGAVPPHPGVSRRRGRTLLVRHLPAELTAAEKEDLLQHFGAVSVRVLSDHGRLKHTAFATFPSENAAAKALSRLHQLKLLGHTLVVEFAKEQESAQVLSQPSVSDKCKSSEEPVKEEEKIEPNCVKIENGIAPNHGLTFPINSCLKYLYPPPSSAILANIANALASVPKFYVQVLHLMNKMNLPPPFGPITARPPVYEEYLPVPVPPPPIPPLPPEEPPLPEEEEEQLSSGDESEYESDNDEEKERMTKLMELATLQPKRPINTKKRGVRKKQRIKDMLNVPVCTSHSNLHPVLSPSDVFEQPQHVGHKKIEFHISTEIPAVLQINSEKEEKNDLYASTEEINNTGFGRIFPAPSSNDKMETEEEDDEIPSEFISRKDLEKNRLSREEMEKFSVFKNYEPGDPNCRIYVKNLAKQVQEKDLKFIFGRYVDFQSEVERNMFDIRLMKEGRMKGQAFIGLPNEKAAAKALKEANGYVLFEKPMVVQFARSARPKQDANEGKRKK; encoded by the exons ATGGCGGCGCCGGGCTCTGAGGAGCTGCGGGCGGGCGGGACGGGGACCGCGGGcggcccggggccggggccggggccggggccggggctggggctggggctgggcccggggctggggctgggcccGGGGCTGGGCGCCGTCCCGCCGCACCCCGGTGTCTCGCGGCGGCGCGGGCGCACGCTGCTGGTGCGGCACCTGCCCGCCGAGCTGACGGCGGCGGAGAAGGAGGATCTGCTGCAGCACTTCGGGGCCGTGTCTGTGCGCGTCCTGTCGGACCACGGGCGGCTG aaACATACTGCTTTTGCTACCTTTCCCAGTGAAAATGCAGCTGCAAAG GCTTTATCAAGACTGCATCAGCTGAAACTTTTAGGTCACACGTTGGTAGTTGAGTTTGCAAAGGAGCAGGAGAGTGCACAGGTACTTAGCCAGCCTTCTGTCTCTGACAAGTGCAAAAG ttcagAAGAGCCAgtgaaagaagaagagaagataGAACCGAACTGTGTTAAAATAGAGAATGGAATTGCACCAAACCATGG CCTCACCTTTCCCATCAATTCTTGCCTCAAATATTTGTATCCACCACCTTCAAGTGCAATTCTAGCAAATATAGCAAATGCCTTGGCAAGTGTGCCCAAATTTTATGTCCAG GTACTTCATCTAATGAATAAAATGAATCTTCCTCCACCTTTTGGACCAATTACTGCTCGCCCTCCCGTG TATGAAGAGTATTTACCAGTGCCTGTGCCACCCCCCCCAATCCCACCTCTGCCTCCTGAAGAGCCTCCTTTGcctgaagaggaagaagagcaaCTGTCTAGTGGGGATGAATCAGAATATGAAAGTGATAATgatgaggaaaaggagag AATGACCAAGTTGATGGAATTAGCAACCCTTCAGCCTAAAAGACCAATAAACACAAAGAAACGTGGCgttagaaaaaagcaaagaattaaaGACATGTTGAATGTTCCTGTGTGCACTTCCCAcag TAACTTGCACCCTGTACTGTCACCTTCAGATGTCTTTGAGCAGCCACAGCATGTAGGTCATAAAAAAATAGAGTTTCATATTAGTACTGAGATCCCAGCTGTTCTTCAGATAaactcagaaaaagaagaaaaaaatg ACCTTTATGCAAGCACAGAAGAAATCAATAATACAGGCTTTGGAAGGATTTTCCCAGCTCCAAGCTCAAATGATAAAATGGAAACtgaagaggaggatgatgaAATACCATCAGAATTTATTTCTAGAAAGGAtctagaaaaaaacagactttcTAGAGAAG aaatggaaaaattttctgttttcaaaaactATGAGCCAGGTGATCCAAATTGCAGGATATATGTGAAGAATCTAGCTAAACAAGTTCAAGAAAAG GATCTCAAGTTCATTTTTGGAAGATATGTTGACTTCCAGTCGGAGGTGGAACGCAATAT GTTTGATATCCGTTTGATGAAAGAAGGCCGTATGAAGGGACAAGCTTTCATTGGACTTCCCAATGAAAAAGCAGCTGCTAAAGCACTAAAAGAAGCAAATGGCTATGTCTTATTTGAAAAACCCATGGTGGTT CAATTTGCTCGTTCAGCTAGACCAAAACAGGATGCCAAcgaagggaagagaaaaaagtaa